A DNA window from Pseudomonas tohonis contains the following coding sequences:
- a CDS encoding sensor domain-containing diguanylate cyclase, with protein sequence MVKEGLIHQEGRAKPYMAARIEFDLQNHQGCRVMPYGPSPKLNLKSIILLFAFFSVAATVLNDLLVTYRIQKQTLIQNALESNSAYAAKIAISINESLISDLDKLKYSAEMIGASPSAEIMSAEADRLVRQDGSFNTVIVTNEAGVIIATQPDNLKIIGQKLLSLEPIEQRREMVSRAYWSLKGNLIIFVSYPIWGDGGKYLGLIGGTIYLGVQNSLNTIINHHFYRDNSYVYLVDDKRRILSHPQAERIGEIANNSPVVEALLKNDSGSVQATNSQGREMLAGYARVTISGWGVVSQQPLEEVENSVNELIYKQMITIIPTSLLGLFFIWWVATKISLPLQQLSESASNLSGVNHILKIRAWYQEAWKIRIALLAGVESMQQQIGTLDHQAKSDSLTQLANRRAFEDILEIWQATGAPFSAISLDIDHFKRVNDTFGHDVGDSALQQVAAILKNTCRAKDLPCRVGGEEFFILLPDTPLTAAADAAERIRSTIATSYIDPVGYITVSLGVTCSMLNASTPLTLKKADELLYHAKQTGRNRVVVDLQYAGESIEVCPSVAE encoded by the coding sequence TTGGTAAAAGAAGGCTTAATACATCAAGAAGGGCGAGCTAAGCCTTACATGGCTGCTCGAATAGAATTCGACCTTCAAAATCATCAAGGGTGCCGTGTCATGCCCTATGGGCCATCTCCGAAGCTAAACTTAAAGAGTATCATTCTTTTATTCGCCTTTTTCTCAGTGGCTGCAACTGTTCTCAATGATCTCCTAGTGACTTACCGCATTCAGAAGCAGACACTTATACAAAATGCACTGGAGTCGAATAGCGCTTACGCGGCAAAAATAGCAATCAGTATTAATGAGAGCCTCATATCCGACCTAGACAAGCTCAAGTATAGCGCGGAGATGATAGGTGCTAGCCCGAGCGCCGAGATCATGAGTGCGGAAGCTGATCGTCTAGTTCGGCAGGATGGGAGCTTCAACACGGTAATCGTGACCAACGAAGCTGGGGTCATAATCGCAACCCAACCAGACAACCTTAAGATTATCGGGCAGAAACTCCTTTCACTTGAACCTATTGAACAGCGCCGTGAGATGGTGAGCAGAGCTTACTGGTCGCTCAAAGGCAATCTTATTATTTTTGTCTCATATCCTATCTGGGGTGATGGCGGCAAGTATCTTGGGTTGATTGGAGGTACGATCTACCTAGGGGTTCAAAACTCGCTTAACACAATAATAAACCATCATTTCTATCGTGATAATTCGTACGTTTATCTTGTCGACGATAAGAGACGGATACTTTCGCACCCACAGGCGGAGCGCATAGGTGAAATTGCCAACAACAGCCCCGTTGTTGAGGCCTTATTAAAAAATGACAGCGGATCCGTGCAGGCTACAAACTCGCAGGGGCGCGAAATGTTGGCAGGTTATGCTCGCGTGACAATAAGTGGCTGGGGTGTGGTGTCTCAGCAGCCGCTTGAGGAAGTGGAAAATTCTGTTAATGAGCTGATCTATAAGCAGATGATCACTATTATTCCGACGAGCCTACTGGGGCTGTTTTTTATCTGGTGGGTTGCCACTAAAATCAGTCTTCCGCTGCAGCAACTTTCAGAAAGTGCGTCCAACCTTAGTGGTGTCAACCATATCCTTAAGATCAGAGCTTGGTATCAAGAGGCATGGAAAATACGAATCGCACTGCTAGCAGGCGTTGAGTCAATGCAGCAGCAAATTGGCACTCTAGATCATCAGGCCAAAAGTGATTCACTTACTCAGTTGGCCAACCGAAGAGCTTTTGAGGATATTCTGGAGATTTGGCAGGCTACGGGAGCTCCGTTTTCCGCAATAAGTCTGGATATTGATCACTTCAAACGAGTCAATGACACGTTTGGTCACGACGTAGGAGACTCAGCACTTCAACAAGTAGCCGCCATTCTCAAAAATACATGCAGGGCAAAGGACCTGCCATGCAGAGTGGGGGGAGAGGAATTTTTCATATTACTTCCTGACACCCCCCTTACGGCGGCAGCAGATGCTGCAGAGCGGATTAGAAGCACCATCGCGACAAGCTATATTGATCCGGTTGGCTACATTACGGTTTCATTGGGAGTGACATGTTCGATGCTCAACGCAAGTACTCCTTTAACACTCAAGAAGGCTGACGAGCTTCTTTATCACGCCAAGCAGACTGGGCGTAACAGGGTCGTTGTTGATCTTCAATATGCTGGGGAGAGTATTGAGGTCTGCCCATCGGTTGCCGAGTAG
- a CDS encoding ShlB/FhaC/HecB family hemolysin secretion/activation protein → MRSSPSEMPGTLELPPSTITPDQPRLRDVPPAEPELKTDAAFAVTRVVLDGVTSYPAGTFQTLLAGLEGRTVTLAEVNDVAGRITQRYRQAGFLLARTLVPAQRLEGGELHIRVIEGRVNQVKIQGPTSRAMERYAQNIEQEVPIRGQTLERNLLLMNDLPGNEAHGTLSASQDREGTDLDIANKQRRVEGFIGFDNRDSRYFGPWQGYGGIGINDLTGIGDQLSLRYGRSLEGDKMAFYEGQYELPVGGQGTMLSFLAQHNDGRADTWSVLNANSSGDTFAVRLTHPWVRSRAETFKTSVAFSWYNGRSEYLDEPDLAPSSDDRIRALRLGASWDYSDSHGGRNLLKGELSQGLDVLGASSEQRLNPSRTGGQTDFTRLQLDAQRIQDLGWITPGLNLYLAISGQTSFGDALLTPEQFGVGGSQFGRGYDPSEIAGDNGLAGKVELQYNRQHRIGDHELPTQYYAYWDVGKVWNEEPRETSSESLASAGLGVHLQVAPDMYLSPELAFPLTRSVSAEELDGDNGKEPRLYLNFIKLF, encoded by the coding sequence ATGCGCTCTTCACCCAGCGAGATGCCCGGCACCCTGGAACTGCCGCCCAGCACCATCACTCCCGATCAGCCACGCCTGCGTGACGTGCCGCCCGCCGAGCCCGAGCTCAAGACCGATGCGGCCTTCGCCGTCACCCGGGTGGTGCTCGATGGCGTCACCAGCTACCCCGCAGGCACCTTCCAGACGCTACTGGCCGGGCTGGAGGGGCGCACCGTCACCCTGGCCGAAGTCAATGACGTGGCGGGTCGAATCACCCAGCGCTATCGCCAGGCCGGTTTTCTCCTGGCACGCACCCTGGTACCCGCCCAGCGCCTGGAGGGCGGCGAGCTGCATATCCGCGTGATCGAGGGCCGGGTCAACCAGGTCAAGATCCAGGGGCCGACCAGCCGCGCCATGGAGCGCTATGCGCAGAACATCGAGCAGGAGGTACCGATCAGGGGACAGACCCTGGAGCGCAACCTGCTGCTGATGAACGACCTGCCCGGCAATGAAGCCCACGGCACGCTCTCTGCTTCCCAGGATCGCGAAGGTACCGACCTCGATATTGCCAACAAGCAGCGTAGGGTCGAAGGCTTCATCGGCTTCGACAACCGCGACAGCCGCTACTTCGGCCCCTGGCAGGGCTACGGCGGCATCGGCATCAACGACCTCACCGGCATCGGTGATCAGCTCTCGCTGCGTTACGGCCGCTCGCTCGAAGGCGACAAGATGGCCTTTTACGAAGGGCAGTACGAACTGCCGGTGGGCGGACAAGGCACGATGCTCAGCTTCCTTGCCCAGCACAACGACGGCCGCGCCGATACCTGGAGCGTGCTGAACGCCAACAGCAGCGGTGACACCTTCGCCGTACGCCTGACCCATCCCTGGGTGCGCAGCCGCGCGGAAACCTTCAAGACCTCGGTGGCTTTCAGCTGGTACAACGGCCGCTCGGAATACCTCGACGAGCCTGACCTTGCGCCCTCCAGCGACGACCGTATCCGCGCCCTGCGCCTTGGCGCAAGCTGGGACTACAGCGACAGCCATGGCGGCCGCAACCTGCTCAAGGGCGAGCTGAGCCAGGGCCTGGACGTGCTGGGCGCCAGCAGTGAGCAACGGCTCAATCCCTCGCGCACAGGCGGCCAGACCGACTTCACCCGCCTGCAGCTGGATGCCCAGCGCATCCAGGACCTGGGCTGGATCACCCCGGGCCTCAACCTCTACCTGGCCATTAGCGGGCAGACATCCTTCGGCGATGCGCTGCTGACACCGGAACAGTTCGGCGTCGGCGGCAGCCAGTTCGGCCGTGGCTACGACCCCTCGGAGATCGCCGGTGACAACGGCCTCGCCGGCAAGGTCGAGCTGCAGTACAACCGCCAGCACCGGATCGGTGACCACGAGCTACCCACCCAGTACTACGCCTATTGGGACGTCGGCAAGGTCTGGAACGAGGAGCCGCGCGAAACCAGCAGCGAAAGCCTGGCGTCCGCCGGGTTAGGTGTACACCTGCAGGTCGCGCCTGACATGTACCTGTCGCCCGAGCTGGCCTTCCCGCTGACGCGCTCGGTTTCGGCGGAAGAACTGGACGGCGACAACGGCAAGGAGCCGCGCCTCTACCTGAACTTCATCAAGCTTTTCTGA
- a CDS encoding response regulator — MRRVVIADEQPIVRHALRQLLGEMGHEVVAERDDGTDALQDCLRLLPDLLILDLALPRLSGLEVVRRLRQRESRIAILVLTAQSSEHFAGVCLQAGATGFVGKEEPLASLRDAISTLLRGHGYFPSQTLGTLAPTVVLLSEDAQLQSLSPRELSVLRYLAAGFGNKRIADELSLSDRTVSTYKARLQQKLNAGSLAELLEIAWRIGLAPALPSSHATGEKADIATQFHQLFGALPVPMAMRDATGRLLACNHEHLGFNGMTPEQAKGTLLTDVQALAPEDALRLHQGYLRAFSEQRSFSQEIEVQYLGRNKVLHVWGAPCHNQQGTLVGMLCSFVDRTEHEQDISTLVDAQQRRDVERRTAAHYLERSGECLAQRLAELDRLLQSFDQQAPSDQTLAQARLDIEDLQQQVRAMLDSVRCRYGHLPLRPQRTDLHLLTQQALGEFSEAQASRGRPATLQHRPSAHPALAWVDPARYRQLLEALLRHAAPLGPDAELRESLARAGHGRLRWTLDLSSTRADDDPLDIHGVLARRLALLMGGTLERSVSDAGIPSLHLELDLPLALPIA; from the coding sequence ATGCGCCGAGTCGTGATCGCCGATGAACAACCCATCGTTCGCCATGCCCTCCGGCAGTTGCTCGGCGAGATGGGGCACGAGGTCGTCGCCGAGCGGGACGACGGTACCGATGCCCTGCAGGACTGCCTGCGCCTGCTCCCCGACCTGCTCATTCTCGACCTTGCCCTGCCCAGGCTCTCCGGGCTGGAGGTGGTCCGCCGCCTGCGCCAGCGGGAAAGCCGCATCGCCATCCTAGTTCTGACCGCACAGAGCAGTGAGCACTTCGCCGGGGTCTGCCTGCAGGCCGGGGCCACCGGCTTCGTCGGCAAGGAAGAACCCCTGGCGAGCCTGCGCGACGCCATCTCCACACTGCTGCGAGGCCACGGCTACTTCCCGAGCCAGACACTGGGCACCCTGGCGCCCACGGTAGTCCTGCTGTCGGAGGATGCGCAGTTGCAGAGCCTGTCCCCACGTGAGCTGAGTGTGCTGCGCTACCTGGCGGCGGGCTTCGGCAACAAGCGCATCGCCGACGAGCTCTCCCTGAGTGATCGTACCGTCAGTACCTACAAGGCCCGGCTGCAGCAGAAGCTCAACGCCGGCTCGCTGGCCGAGCTACTGGAGATCGCCTGGCGTATCGGCCTGGCGCCGGCGCTGCCATCCAGCCACGCAACCGGCGAGAAAGCCGATATCGCCACGCAGTTCCACCAGTTGTTCGGCGCCTTGCCAGTTCCCATGGCGATGCGTGATGCCACGGGGCGGCTGCTGGCCTGCAACCACGAGCACCTCGGCTTCAACGGGATGACGCCCGAGCAGGCCAAGGGAACCCTGCTGACGGATGTGCAGGCGCTAGCACCGGAGGATGCCCTGCGCTTGCACCAGGGTTACCTGCGGGCGTTCAGCGAGCAGCGCTCATTCAGCCAGGAAATCGAGGTTCAGTATCTGGGGCGGAACAAGGTGCTGCACGTCTGGGGAGCTCCCTGTCACAACCAGCAGGGCACGCTGGTTGGCATGCTCTGTTCCTTCGTCGATCGCACCGAGCACGAGCAGGATATTTCTACCTTGGTCGATGCCCAGCAGCGACGCGACGTGGAGCGACGCACGGCGGCCCATTACCTGGAGCGCTCCGGGGAATGCCTGGCGCAGCGCCTGGCCGAGCTGGACCGCCTGCTGCAGAGCTTCGATCAGCAAGCGCCCAGCGACCAGACACTGGCACAGGCACGCCTCGACATTGAGGATCTGCAACAGCAGGTACGGGCCATGCTCGACAGCGTGCGCTGCCGGTACGGCCACCTGCCACTGCGACCGCAGAGAACGGATCTGCACCTGCTGACCCAACAAGCACTGGGCGAGTTCAGTGAAGCGCAGGCCAGCCGGGGCCGGCCGGCCACTCTGCAGCACCGACCCAGCGCGCACCCGGCGCTGGCCTGGGTCGATCCGGCGCGCTACCGGCAACTGCTGGAGGCCCTGCTCAGGCATGCCGCGCCCCTCGGGCCCGACGCCGAGCTGCGTGAGTCGCTGGCGCGGGCCGGACACGGCAGGCTGCGGTGGACTCTGGACCTGAGCTCGACCCGCGCCGACGATGACCCGCTGGACATCCACGGCGTGCTGGCCAGGCGACTGGCCCTGTTGATGGGCGGTACCCTGGAGCGCAGCGTATCGGACGCTGGCATCCCGTCGCTGCACCTGGAGCTCGACCTGCCCCTGGCCCTGCCCATCGCCTGA
- a CDS encoding YoaK family protein: protein MLPSIYARSNPKREKLRKVRARVGMGMVAALSVLAGMTDAIGLMALGDFVSFMSGNTTRLAVAISSGDVIAGGRLVIAVLSFVGGNALGVVLAHFAGRRSTFLLALVSILLAISALLPEGARIIALIGATTAMGMLNAVVEQVNGMPIGLTYVTGALSRFGRGLGRWLLGRRHNGWRVQLVPWSGMLVGAIIGACLGSKLGLPAMLFSALSACLLTVASLFVPASWQRGYKLG from the coding sequence ATGCTCCCCTCGATCTACGCACGCTCCAATCCAAAGCGCGAGAAACTGCGAAAGGTCCGTGCCCGAGTAGGGATGGGAATGGTTGCCGCTCTATCGGTTTTGGCTGGGATGACGGATGCCATTGGCCTGATGGCGCTCGGTGACTTTGTGTCTTTCATGAGTGGCAACACCACCAGGTTGGCGGTTGCGATCAGCAGTGGGGATGTCATAGCCGGAGGCAGGTTGGTGATTGCTGTTCTGAGCTTTGTAGGCGGGAACGCACTGGGAGTAGTGCTGGCACATTTTGCGGGGAGACGCTCAACCTTTCTGTTGGCACTGGTTTCAATCTTGCTGGCCATATCTGCGTTGCTTCCAGAAGGCGCACGGATCATCGCTTTGATAGGAGCCACCACCGCCATGGGCATGCTGAATGCAGTCGTGGAACAGGTTAACGGTATGCCGATAGGGCTGACTTACGTAACAGGAGCCCTCTCCCGGTTCGGAAGAGGACTGGGCCGATGGCTTCTGGGTCGGCGCCATAATGGCTGGCGAGTACAACTGGTGCCTTGGTCGGGGATGTTGGTAGGCGCCATTATTGGGGCCTGTCTAGGCTCTAAACTCGGCTTGCCCGCCATGCTCTTCAGTGCCTTATCAGCTTGCCTGCTGACTGTCGCATCGCTTTTTGTACCGGCGTCATGGCAACGAGGCTACAAGCTTGGTTAA
- a CDS encoding methyl-accepting chemotaxis protein, translating to MSQNLYRLRTLTLRLLLEKDDRALLDDLQRIQELHQNLDKFQSAYSKTVSGQKQQTLYDAFDSAERAYLNSHTQVVELMQSQRASDAKEVVNRDMNAQANAMATALSELTHYHEQEALRASTQSGTVFNSAKMILFVCIVLTLAMVVLLAMLLTRSIVKPLGEAVDFAQQIASGDLVSQCVAYGADELSQLQEALNKMQESLRQAVHGMADSSQQLAATASELNSVTLNESKALTQQNAEIEMAATAVNQMTSAVDEVARNAVNTSEASNQSSQSAEVGRREMRRTVDAISVLATEVDETSSKISALAENIREISSVLDVIRSIADQTNLLALNAAIEAARAGEQGRGFAVVADEVRMLAQRSQQSTLEIEKMIGLIQTETEQSVRAMLNSRDSAMSTMTMAESAGQALDEITHSITQISERNLLIASATEEQASVAKEVDRSLINIRDLSMQTIAGANQASTASYQLSQLAARLNEMVGRFKI from the coding sequence GTGAGCCAAAACCTGTACCGACTGCGCACTCTTACACTGCGTCTTCTCCTGGAAAAGGATGATCGAGCGTTGCTGGACGACCTGCAGCGCATCCAGGAGCTTCATCAGAACCTCGATAAGTTCCAGAGCGCCTACAGCAAAACCGTCAGTGGGCAGAAGCAACAGACCCTCTACGATGCTTTCGACTCTGCTGAGCGCGCCTATCTCAATAGCCACACTCAAGTGGTTGAGTTGATGCAGTCGCAGCGCGCAAGCGATGCGAAAGAGGTTGTCAATCGGGATATGAATGCTCAAGCCAATGCAATGGCGACCGCATTGAGCGAGCTGACCCACTACCACGAGCAGGAAGCGCTTCGTGCCTCCACACAAAGTGGCACCGTGTTCAATTCCGCGAAGATGATCCTATTCGTTTGCATTGTGTTGACGCTCGCGATGGTCGTGCTGCTTGCGATGCTGCTTACTCGCAGTATCGTTAAGCCGTTGGGCGAGGCAGTCGACTTCGCACAGCAGATCGCCTCAGGGGATCTTGTAAGTCAGTGCGTTGCGTATGGGGCAGACGAGCTATCCCAATTACAAGAAGCACTGAACAAGATGCAGGAGAGTTTGCGCCAAGCCGTGCATGGTATGGCGGACTCCTCCCAGCAACTCGCCGCCACTGCCAGCGAGCTCAACTCCGTCACGCTGAACGAATCTAAGGCACTGACTCAACAGAATGCCGAAATAGAAATGGCCGCCACTGCCGTAAACCAGATGACCTCTGCAGTCGACGAGGTCGCCCGCAATGCTGTGAACACCTCCGAAGCCTCCAACCAATCCAGCCAAAGTGCGGAGGTAGGACGTCGGGAGATGCGTCGCACGGTGGACGCGATCAGCGTATTAGCAACCGAAGTAGATGAGACATCCAGCAAGATCAGCGCTCTTGCCGAAAACATCCGCGAAATCAGTTCCGTACTGGACGTCATCCGCTCAATAGCGGATCAGACCAATCTCCTGGCCCTGAATGCTGCCATTGAAGCGGCACGTGCGGGAGAGCAAGGGCGGGGCTTTGCCGTGGTGGCCGACGAAGTCCGTATGCTGGCGCAGCGCAGTCAGCAGTCGACGCTTGAAATCGAGAAAATGATTGGCTTGATCCAGACGGAAACTGAACAGTCCGTGCGCGCCATGCTAAACAGCCGTGACAGCGCCATGAGTACCATGACGATGGCGGAATCGGCAGGGCAAGCACTGGACGAGATCACTCACTCCATCACACAGATTAGCGAGCGTAATCTACTGATTGCCAGTGCGACAGAAGAACAGGCATCTGTGGCTAAGGAGGTTGACCGTAGCCTCATCAATATCCGTGACCTGTCAATGCAGACTATTGCAGGAGCGAACCAAGCAAGCACAGCCAGCTACCAACTCTCGCAGCTTGCAGCTCGCTTAAATGAGATGGTAGGGCGATTCAAGATCTAA
- a CDS encoding MBG domain-containing protein, with the protein MKRLLPKHLPLLADGPFAPLSRLCCAVLLGLGITYLANADTLPQIQDVVSGAASISTDGSSMRIDTGTPTTVINWKDFSIGPDNRVHFQQPDGSSVTLNRVTGANPSAIYGVLTSNGKLVLLNPNGIWFGPNAKVATRALVAGAGMVTEAQLEQFAKTGKLDIQLKGLVRNDGAITAADHGLVTLLGAQVENAGVIQARKGQVNLATGPQATLDFHGDGLVSLAVGGQAAAANSVDPALRGGVYNSGQIEVGSGVVVMSAARAAEHLESVISSGGTLSADSVSDDGGTIVLGNAEHTRVQGSLSAQGRDGGSIKVLGDNVELAGTAKLDASGTQGQGGAVLVGGSLQGQGSEPASRTTNVAQGAQLKADGAVAGGKVVVWSDGSTNFAGDASAKGGERGGVVETSGRTLSIDAQARVDVSGKTPGTWLLDPETVDVDDAAASVIADGLTRGNVRIDASQAININAPIIVSQATDASGNPHTLVLIAKGAVGTLTSYEGQDKSNASGSVTISAPILLKDGNLFIDATGDVTLRNTTAGQSGDLAMLGRAIIDLGKGTLWIDTSNTASIRQEAGTAVLADKVAVRGASVVMDSALNFAGTLAGAATNGRFVFHQTNASGSANLGSVASPYGSVPQHMAGVSVQQVEHLGTRSLHADVNGIADKDVLLSIDGQAFDYLVFEATGYVDKDGRPLVSYTDSAGASHPIGDYPDSSDFLVNGLAFTDANGVQWKVVPDKDNPETLARFYKDTGSGFVESSEAPANFSFDAHQGIAMIAVRNGTTYGWGVSGYEIPGAQIHEEIQHDPAGHGSEQLVIALGGSTTEVRATLAWLQDDKVWDNSVRTPLLENAQVHFLANQDRSATADLSANKANLNIQVHDQSRVYGDANPTLTHSELTSRDNALAARALDEFVDRQLQQDRFAHSVELSTAASASSDVGSYGIEGQLSTGSFLSRRYEVRLGEARLVITPAPLVVHIDDKSKAAGEQDPALTYQAEGWKFDQDQRDFSLARAPGEAAGNYRIFEQDGTRLVSANYQVTVVDGNLAIHGPVAPPLPPAAAPSPPVGIPAQGNASERCTPTESPSSVVANHSVTPAVVRSYSVQLVCKPRAYGTAQEQLPDKTDLLNYANGLFQNGRFQLPDFNRSVIPRDLQSQPKGGE; encoded by the coding sequence ATGAAACGCCTGCTTCCCAAACACCTTCCGCTGCTCGCGGATGGCCCCTTCGCACCACTCAGCCGCCTGTGCTGCGCCGTGCTGCTAGGCCTGGGCATCACCTATCTGGCCAACGCGGACACCCTGCCGCAAATACAGGATGTGGTTTCCGGCGCTGCGAGCATCTCGACCGATGGTTCGAGCATGCGCATCGACACCGGTACGCCCACCACCGTGATCAACTGGAAGGACTTCAGCATCGGCCCGGACAACCGGGTGCACTTCCAGCAACCTGACGGCAGCTCGGTGACCCTCAACCGTGTCACCGGTGCCAACCCTTCCGCCATCTACGGCGTGCTCACCTCCAACGGCAAGCTGGTTCTACTGAATCCCAACGGCATCTGGTTCGGCCCCAACGCCAAGGTCGCCACCCGCGCGCTGGTAGCCGGTGCCGGCATGGTCACCGAAGCGCAACTGGAGCAATTCGCCAAGACAGGCAAGCTGGACATCCAGCTCAAGGGCCTGGTGCGCAACGACGGCGCCATCACCGCGGCTGACCACGGGCTGGTGACGCTGCTGGGGGCGCAGGTGGAAAACGCCGGCGTCATTCAGGCGCGCAAGGGCCAGGTCAACCTGGCCACCGGCCCGCAGGCGACGCTGGACTTCCACGGCGACGGCCTGGTGAGCCTGGCGGTTGGCGGCCAGGCGGCAGCCGCGAACTCCGTCGACCCCGCGCTGCGCGGTGGGGTTTACAACAGCGGGCAGATTGAGGTCGGTTCGGGAGTGGTGGTCATGAGCGCAGCGCGTGCGGCCGAGCACCTGGAATCGGTCATCAGCAGCGGCGGCACCCTCTCGGCTGACTCGGTGAGTGACGACGGCGGCACCATCGTGCTCGGCAATGCCGAACACACCCGGGTGCAGGGCAGTCTCTCCGCACAGGGGCGCGACGGCGGCAGCATCAAGGTCCTGGGCGATAACGTGGAGCTTGCCGGCACTGCGAAACTGGACGCCTCCGGCACCCAGGGCCAGGGGGGGGCGGTACTGGTGGGTGGCAGCCTCCAGGGCCAGGGCAGCGAACCCGCCTCCCGTACCACCAATGTCGCCCAGGGTGCCCAGCTGAAAGCGGATGGCGCCGTGGCGGGCGGCAAGGTGGTGGTGTGGTCCGATGGCAGCACCAACTTCGCCGGCGACGCCAGTGCCAAGGGCGGCGAGCGCGGCGGTGTGGTGGAAACCTCCGGCCGTACGCTGAGCATCGACGCCCAGGCCCGGGTCGATGTCTCCGGCAAGACGCCCGGCACCTGGCTGCTGGACCCGGAGACAGTGGATGTCGACGACGCGGCCGCCAGCGTGATCGCCGATGGCCTGACCCGGGGCAACGTGCGTATCGACGCCAGCCAGGCGATCAATATCAACGCCCCCATCATCGTCAGTCAGGCCACCGACGCCTCGGGCAACCCGCACACCCTGGTGCTGATCGCCAAGGGCGCGGTAGGCACGCTGACCTCATACGAGGGGCAGGACAAGAGCAACGCCAGCGGCTCGGTCACCATCAGCGCGCCGATCCTGCTCAAGGACGGCAACCTGTTCATCGACGCCACCGGGGACGTGACCCTGCGCAACACAACCGCAGGCCAGAGCGGAGACCTGGCCATGCTGGGGCGCGCTATCATCGACCTCGGCAAGGGCACCCTGTGGATCGACACCTCCAACACCGCGAGCATTCGCCAGGAGGCCGGCACCGCCGTCCTGGCGGACAAGGTCGCCGTGCGCGGCGCCAGCGTGGTGATGGACAGCGCCCTGAACTTCGCTGGCACACTCGCGGGCGCCGCCACCAACGGCCGCTTCGTATTCCACCAGACCAACGCCAGCGGCAGCGCCAACCTGGGCAGCGTGGCTTCGCCCTACGGCAGCGTGCCGCAACACATGGCCGGGGTCAGCGTGCAGCAGGTCGAGCACCTGGGAACCCGCAGCCTGCACGCCGACGTCAACGGCATCGCCGACAAGGACGTGCTGCTCTCCATCGACGGCCAGGCCTTCGACTACCTCGTATTCGAGGCCACCGGCTATGTCGACAAGGACGGCCGCCCCCTGGTGAGCTACACGGATTCGGCCGGTGCCAGCCATCCCATCGGCGACTACCCGGACAGCTCGGACTTCCTGGTCAACGGCCTGGCCTTCACCGACGCCAACGGCGTGCAGTGGAAAGTGGTTCCCGACAAGGACAACCCCGAGACCCTGGCGCGCTTCTACAAGGACACCGGCAGTGGCTTCGTGGAAAGCAGCGAGGCGCCGGCCAACTTCAGCTTCGATGCCCACCAGGGGATCGCCATGATCGCGGTGCGCAATGGCACCACCTATGGCTGGGGCGTTTCGGGCTACGAAATCCCCGGCGCGCAGATCCACGAAGAGATTCAGCACGACCCGGCCGGCCATGGCTCCGAACAACTGGTCATCGCCCTGGGCGGGAGTACCACCGAAGTCAGGGCGACCCTGGCCTGGCTGCAGGACGACAAAGTCTGGGACAACAGCGTGCGCACGCCGCTGCTCGAAAATGCCCAGGTGCACTTCCTCGCCAACCAGGACCGCAGCGCCACCGCCGACCTCAGCGCCAACAAGGCCAACCTGAACATCCAGGTGCACGACCAGAGCCGTGTCTACGGAGACGCCAACCCGACGCTGACCCACTCGGAGTTGACCAGCCGCGACAACGCGCTGGCCGCCAGGGCGCTCGACGAGTTCGTCGACCGTCAATTGCAGCAGGACCGTTTCGCACACAGCGTGGAACTCTCCACGGCGGCCAGCGCCAGCAGCGATGTCGGCAGCTACGGCATCGAAGGTCAACTGTCTACCGGCAGCTTCCTCTCGCGGCGCTATGAAGTCCGCCTCGGCGAGGCGCGCCTGGTAATTACCCCGGCGCCCCTGGTCGTGCACATCGACGACAAGAGCAAGGCTGCCGGCGAACAGGACCCAGCGCTGACCTACCAGGCCGAGGGCTGGAAGTTCGACCAGGACCAACGCGATTTCAGCCTGGCCCGCGCCCCGGGCGAGGCCGCCGGTAACTACCGCATCTTCGAGCAGGACGGCACCCGCCTGGTCAGCGCCAACTACCAGGTCACGGTCGTCGACGGCAACCTTGCCATCCACGGCCCGGTGGCCCCCCCGCTGCCTCCGGCCGCCGCTCCTTCGCCCCCGGTCGGCATCCCCGCCCAAGGCAACGCGAGCGAGCGCTGCACGCCCACCGAATCCCCGTCCTCGGTGGTGGCCAACCACTCGGTGACCCCGGCCGTGGTGCGCAGCTACAGCGTGCAGCTGGTCTGCAAGCCCCGCGCTTATGGCACGGCGCAAGAGCAACTGCCGGACAAGACCGATCTCCTCAACTACGCCAACGGGCTGTTCCAGAACGGGCGCTTCCAGCTCCCGGACTTCAACCGCAGCGTCATCCCGCGTGATCTCCAGTCGCAACCGAAAGGAGGCGAGTGA